In bacterium, the following proteins share a genomic window:
- a CDS encoding DUF6029 family protein, with translation MRITAILATLALLVPALAQEPEEGDVPEDEEWYEEVPLVGVIGLDTDPGVSIQVTNTAVYRLHEYAYVNSGMDKIYGLQSFEDDLTATIGVGNFYLAGTLRFWQPRYDNVAGERMYEADLFKWYAGYRSEEAEGYYGSIYTTFGRGLTLHLYDDPVFEDVDKFIQGFYGRLDLGWISATALAGRGTYDHDPLNAYTDDVRGFEVSVNPFVPWIEVGGGVVSMDQHLATDLFTGEAVRKRLFMPAAHLSVTTDYADLYAEYAQSDGYEHSGLGFAPYSGEAVYASAVGYLGRNSLLLEYKNYEHFYNEWNAPPEVSFSGKPLESTHTGVDEEGYLARLTVSPWMGLSVSGGYCDAWDSRRERERPEYGGEVRWDAWPWHAVGGFWLHDESYEVGDPDDDTYYLYERAELWPDLEASYTFQNGHSLALHFRYETINIHEVNGTYSEIETNEQNPQGSVTYNWPEYFSATLSGQYAMGDLRPNETRNYWLAGEVTVHLGPDHDLTVYYGDQRGGLVCSGGVCREELPFDGLKIMLESRI, from the coding sequence GTGCGCATCACGGCCATCCTTGCCACCCTCGCCCTTCTCGTCCCCGCCCTGGCCCAGGAGCCGGAGGAGGGCGACGTCCCCGAGGACGAGGAGTGGTACGAAGAGGTCCCGCTGGTGGGCGTCATCGGCCTGGACACCGACCCCGGCGTCTCGATCCAGGTGACCAACACCGCCGTGTACCGCCTGCACGAGTACGCTTACGTCAACAGCGGGATGGACAAGATTTACGGCCTGCAGAGCTTCGAGGACGACCTGACGGCCACCATCGGGGTGGGGAACTTCTATCTGGCGGGGACGCTGCGGTTCTGGCAGCCGCGCTACGACAACGTCGCCGGGGAGCGGATGTACGAGGCCGACCTCTTCAAGTGGTACGCGGGCTACCGGAGCGAGGAGGCGGAGGGGTACTACGGGAGTATCTACACGACCTTCGGCCGCGGCCTGACCCTGCACCTCTACGACGACCCCGTCTTCGAGGACGTGGACAAGTTCATCCAGGGCTTCTACGGGCGGCTGGACCTGGGCTGGATTTCCGCCACGGCGCTGGCCGGGCGGGGGACCTACGACCACGACCCCCTGAACGCGTACACCGACGACGTGCGGGGTTTCGAGGTCTCCGTCAACCCCTTCGTGCCCTGGATCGAGGTCGGCGGGGGCGTCGTCTCCATGGACCAGCACCTGGCAACCGACCTCTTCACCGGGGAGGCCGTCCGCAAGCGGCTGTTCATGCCGGCGGCCCACCTCTCCGTCACAACGGACTACGCCGACCTCTACGCCGAGTACGCCCAGAGCGACGGGTACGAGCATTCCGGCCTGGGTTTCGCGCCCTACTCCGGCGAGGCCGTTTACGCCTCGGCGGTGGGCTACCTGGGGCGCAACTCCCTCCTTCTGGAGTATAAAAATTACGAGCATTTCTACAACGAGTGGAACGCGCCGCCCGAGGTGAGCTTCTCCGGCAAGCCTCTGGAATCCACCCACACCGGGGTTGACGAGGAGGGGTATCTGGCGCGCCTGACCGTCTCGCCGTGGATGGGTCTTTCCGTGAGCGGCGGCTACTGCGACGCGTGGGATTCCCGGCGGGAGCGGGAGCGGCCCGAGTACGGCGGCGAGGTCCGCTGGGACGCCTGGCCCTGGCACGCCGTCGGCGGGTTCTGGCTCCACGACGAGAGCTACGAGGTCGGCGATCCCGACGACGACACCTACTACCTCTACGAGCGCGCCGAGCTCTGGCCCGACCTCGAGGCCTCCTACACCTTCCAAAACGGCCACTCCCTGGCGCTGCACTTCCGCTACGAGACCATAAACATCCACGAGGTGAATGGGACCTACTCGGAAATCGAGACCAACGAACAGAACCCGCAGGGGTCGGTGACCTACAACTGGCCGGAGTACTTCTCGGCCACTCTTTCGGGCCAGTACGCGATGGGCGACCTGCGGCCGAACGAGACGCGGAACTACTGGCTCGCGGGGGAGGTCACGGTGCACCTGGGCCCCGATCACGACCTGACGGTCTACTACGGGGACCAGCGCGGGGGGTTGGTGTGCTCGGGGGGGGTGTGCCGGGAGGAGCTGCCCTTCGACGGGTTGAAAATCATGCTGGAGAGCCGCATCTGA
- a CDS encoding TlpA disulfide reductase family protein gives MRKLVSIATLLVLVAATAVGAEAMRKAPLFMLEDVNGNQVKLSTFIGDKVVVLDFWAVGCAPCLTVMPHMEDMWQTYKGQGLVVIGISEDLPRNVSSVKAKAREVGVTYTIVLDKNAAALTAYQGGDAGIPFIVVIDLSGNIYQTFRRIQPGDEDKIETAIREALGLE, from the coding sequence ATGCGGAAACTGGTTTCAATCGCCACGCTCCTCGTCCTGGTCGCGGCCACCGCCGTCGGCGCAGAAGCCATGCGCAAGGCCCCCCTCTTCATGCTCGAAGACGTGAACGGCAACCAGGTCAAGCTCTCGACCTTCATCGGCGACAAGGTCGTCGTCCTCGACTTCTGGGCCGTGGGCTGCGCCCCCTGCCTGACCGTCATGCCCCACATGGAGGACATGTGGCAGACGTACAAGGGCCAGGGGCTCGTGGTCATCGGCATCTCCGAGGACCTGCCCCGCAACGTCTCCAGCGTAAAGGCCAAGGCGAGGGAGGTCGGGGTCACCTACACCATCGTCCTGGACAAGAACGCCGCGGCGCTCACCGCCTATCAGGGCGGCGACGCAGGCATCCCCTTCATCGTCGTCATAGACCTCTCGGGCAACATCTACCAGACCTTTCGCCGCATCCAGCCCGGCGACGAGGACAAGATAGAGACGGCGATCCGCGAGGCGTTGGGGCTGGAGTAG
- a CDS encoding glycosyltransferase, which produces MGRPRRTALFYVPYTAIGGSHHSLLGFIEGLGPGWRAIVVYNEENPAFTELYEGRGVECRRLEAPGVLYVRDLRHPWRTARDLWRTVRGLRRIAREERAAVLYGESFIGRLLAGLSVAGLPTAALGYIRMCRDAGLADRLAYVLADAYVVISETVLRVAVPWASLRPRKLFKIFNGVRLDRFRPAPPDAGLKKRLGIDGHPTIGYYGRFAPFKCPDTLLESLAILRRRGHTEVRLLLVGAPQEEVYPGFAAGMEEIIGREGLDGAVVRTGFVGDVRDYVRAADIVAVPSDLEPFGRAVIEAMALERPVVGGNNGGIPEIATDGVDALLVPPRDPVALADALERLLDDPALARRLAVAGRRTVERRFDMRRNQGKLRALVELLARRRAGFSP; this is translated from the coding sequence ATGGGCCGTCCGCGGCGAACCGCCCTCTTCTACGTCCCCTACACCGCCATCGGCGGCAGCCACCACAGCCTCCTGGGCTTCATCGAGGGGCTGGGGCCCGGCTGGCGGGCGATAGTCGTATACAACGAGGAAAACCCGGCTTTCACCGAGCTCTACGAGGGACGCGGGGTGGAGTGCCGGCGGCTGGAGGCGCCCGGCGTGCTCTACGTCCGCGACCTGCGGCACCCCTGGCGCACGGCGCGGGACCTCTGGCGGACGGTGCGTGGGCTGCGGCGCATCGCGCGCGAGGAACGGGCCGCGGTTCTCTACGGCGAGTCTTTCATCGGGCGACTGCTGGCCGGGCTCTCCGTCGCCGGGCTCCCCACCGCGGCGCTGGGCTACATCCGCATGTGCCGCGACGCTGGGCTGGCCGACCGGCTGGCCTACGTCCTGGCTGACGCCTACGTGGTCATCTCGGAGACGGTCCTGCGGGTGGCGGTGCCCTGGGCATCCCTGCGGCCGCGCAAGCTTTTCAAAATATTCAACGGCGTGCGGCTGGACCGCTTCCGACCGGCCCCCCCCGACGCCGGTCTGAAAAAACGGCTCGGGATTGACGGCCATCCCACGATCGGCTACTACGGCCGCTTCGCCCCGTTCAAGTGCCCCGACACGCTCCTGGAATCGCTGGCGATTCTGCGGCGAAGAGGGCACACGGAAGTGCGTCTGCTCCTGGTCGGGGCGCCCCAGGAGGAGGTCTACCCCGGCTTCGCGGCTGGTATGGAGGAAATCATCGGGCGCGAGGGGCTCGACGGGGCCGTGGTGCGCACCGGATTCGTCGGCGACGTGCGGGACTACGTCCGGGCGGCGGACATCGTCGCCGTGCCCAGCGACCTGGAGCCATTCGGTCGGGCGGTGATCGAGGCGATGGCGCTCGAGCGGCCCGTGGTGGGCGGGAACAACGGGGGGATACCGGAGATAGCGACCGACGGCGTGGACGCGCTGTTGGTGCCGCCTCGGGACCCCGTAGCCCTGGCCGACGCCCTCGAGCGGCTCCTCGACGACCCGGCGCTGGCGCGGAGGCTGGCCGTGGCCGGCCGGCGGACGGTGGAACGGCGCTTCGATATGCGGCGCAACCAGGGAAAACTGCGCGCGCTGGTGGAGCTCCTGGCCCGGCGCCGGGCGGGATTCTCGCCGTAG
- a CDS encoding glycosyltransferase, whose protein sequence is MLILHYLVDLLLSGPHRGTAEVCARLKERGFTCVAASLTGDGPGRAYFDERGVELHLVGGPGDSSLKLGLELARLAKRIGATALHGHPNRLPTWIAGLVTGRPAFVTFHRYGFDSPLERRLTKLTSPFMGGYACVSRRVRDYVLDVDRVHPSRVALVPNGLDTERFRPGIIEREDARRGLGLGPGETVLGYVGRLGHRKGLDHLLRAAARIPGSIVLLAGAGYHEEHLRDLARELGTGDRVRFLGTVPDPRPVYAACDLAVAVGRGESFNRGMAEPLALGVPAVGLAQGGCVEILPREARGLLIFEYSDRALGEKIAKLLDDPAGTRAMTDAASRHIRQNHSLEAMTEGYVELYTRVLLEGKRPADSSRPPRAPRLPGVEDSDRTPHAVDGEGYAGPHLDPGLGGKRLL, encoded by the coding sequence ATGCTCATCCTCCACTACCTCGTGGACCTGCTGCTCTCGGGCCCCCACCGGGGCACGGCGGAGGTGTGCGCCCGCCTGAAGGAGCGGGGGTTCACCTGCGTCGCGGCCAGCCTCACCGGCGACGGCCCCGGCCGGGCGTACTTCGACGAGCGCGGCGTGGAGCTGCACCTCGTCGGCGGACCGGGGGACTCATCACTGAAACTGGGGCTCGAGCTGGCCCGCCTGGCGAAGCGGATAGGCGCCACCGCCCTCCACGGCCACCCCAACCGCCTGCCGACCTGGATCGCCGGCCTCGTGACCGGACGGCCGGCCTTCGTCACCTTCCACCGCTACGGCTTCGATTCCCCCCTCGAACGGCGGCTGACGAAGCTCACCTCGCCCTTCATGGGCGGCTACGCCTGCGTCTCGCGCCGGGTGCGCGACTACGTGCTGGACGTGGACCGCGTTCACCCCAGCCGCGTGGCCCTGGTGCCCAACGGCCTGGACACGGAGCGGTTCCGGCCGGGGATTATTGAAAGGGAGGATGCCCGGCGGGGGCTGGGCCTCGGGCCGGGGGAAACGGTGCTGGGCTACGTGGGCCGTCTGGGGCACCGCAAGGGGCTGGACCACCTGCTGCGGGCCGCGGCGCGGATTCCCGGCTCGATCGTGCTCCTGGCCGGGGCGGGCTACCACGAGGAACACCTGCGGGACCTGGCCCGGGAACTGGGCACGGGCGACCGGGTGCGGTTTTTGGGGACGGTTCCCGACCCGCGGCCGGTGTACGCCGCCTGCGACCTGGCGGTGGCCGTCGGGCGCGGCGAGAGCTTCAACCGGGGGATGGCCGAGCCTCTGGCGCTGGGCGTCCCGGCGGTGGGGCTGGCCCAGGGCGGCTGCGTGGAGATTCTGCCGCGCGAGGCGCGGGGGCTCCTGATTTTCGAATACTCGGACCGGGCGCTCGGTGAAAAAATCGCAAAGCTCCTGGACGACCCCGCGGGGACGAGGGCCATGACCGACGCCGCCTCGCGTCACATCCGCCAGAACCACAGCCTGGAGGCGATGACCGAGGGCTACGTCGAACTTTACACGCGGGTGCTTCTCGAGGGAAAAAGGCCGGCGGATTCGAGTCGGCCGCCGCGGGCGCCCCGCCTACCCGGTGTCGAAGACTCCGATCGCACGCCCCACGCCGTGGACGGCGAGGGCTACGCCGGGCCGCACCTGGACCCCGGCCTGGGCGGCAAGAGGCTGCTGTGA
- a CDS encoding AAA family ATPase has translation MEDLRRELERFITPGLARYALSEAARIDDLLRELGTLERRYHTLARAWPLRWTLTAEGDGPVLLEPGTALVCAPADDAYETDAAVAELLLAALEEYSGHLLAWGGGVLVAFFPETGSDAHIFRACLTTEQLIEELDSAPRVTIAGGKGGLFILEALGRYLALPAGQAVEDALRLLAHTPAGRAYLSRELAEVVSERFQVRREEGYFSLGSKERGRRVMPAQVDDPIPEPPERLLDRLSRAAAGMERARPWLAPWQLIPLGSRHQGERRLAVEGVLALGWPGPRGLVEEGLDEAQGRLRVEAEICANWGGELWGAVPHEGGLATLYVFAEPSAAAGAGYAVLSEFSDRSGGLAAGPLSDYYLRGAHSSVVVPAGEPLLRAVRSAVLAPAGTLVCPPEDAPAAEPDFEEEREIAVADRRLCILVPSHAREEAGQPLLGLEKILARADVWLEELRQGRPVVGVVTGEPGSGKSRLASELCDLFAELGDAHLFRAQPWWSYDPYGLWRRMLLAVWGPVSSSAAAEAQRRALGEAAPRLAEFIALFTGGKLSEPLWGLTPGEKGEMAGELLLAAIEARGGRPLTVVVDDAECLDPGSVSLIRSLTGAGPPLAVILCGNEAPKGTQAPAVAIEPLPPAEAEGLFKTLSGRDAGALGPVSERELLPGRLTYLALLAGRDRLTTLHARLPLDRLAAELFALETDPGALETVSVLGPRFSAGDLAAVSDDVSPLRARLAECSLVIREGGEYAFAGQAAWRAAYAAVDPGRRRELHFNAARFYQRQHGGVVAQAVNHFMNCGDPAERITALELAGQLAAEVGSFDAAISYYADAVEAAPDRRAVRRLRAGLAGILASERRFGDAGAILVELYDQAEEGEEAERAELALQNASIHCARGEPDEVEFWTGRSAACDPEGRWDARRELLLGETALRINKREEALGHLERAGADEGRDGARARALLGKTLLELGRPDEAYGPLASVLEWAEATGHLSLAAEAQQGLAEIYQNRREATKALEALEAALARERSLLQAGQVAETQARLGELYLEHGRGPEAESSLREAERTFERLGNETRRAAVRQERALVLTNLGRLAEAREITEELLRVRVGKRDRFGTARLSCELGRLADYLGDWTAAARHLDAALVGAKELGDAELLKKARLAYADTLLGRGETAEGLEALREAGDEEETDHRTAEFYRSLHLFAEAAALHSKALARGDGADPRLRLALSLDRLASGDTSAGRKAVEGVEWPKRPDHELTLNRLWARALHETGLGRKVTEACRDYRERAEASGDLRHRLRAARLSADVDSISGDAERARAILDEALAYPEVPAITWQLHFLAGLLAGRAGDNEGKRAHFKRALAALERLAAGLPDKRLKSRLLAGDPAQILRRG, from the coding sequence ATGGAAGACCTCCGCCGCGAGCTCGAGCGCTTCATCACCCCGGGGCTGGCCCGCTACGCCCTGTCCGAGGCCGCCCGGATTGACGACCTCCTCCGCGAGCTGGGAACCCTGGAGCGCCGATACCACACCCTGGCGAGGGCCTGGCCGCTGCGCTGGACCCTCACCGCCGAGGGCGACGGGCCGGTCCTCCTGGAACCCGGGACGGCGCTGGTCTGCGCCCCGGCCGACGACGCCTACGAGACCGACGCCGCGGTGGCCGAGCTCCTCCTGGCCGCCCTCGAGGAGTACTCGGGACACCTTCTGGCCTGGGGCGGCGGGGTGCTGGTCGCCTTCTTCCCCGAGACCGGCAGCGACGCCCACATCTTCCGCGCCTGCCTGACGACCGAGCAGCTCATCGAGGAGCTGGATTCCGCGCCCCGGGTGACCATCGCCGGGGGAAAGGGGGGCCTCTTCATCCTGGAGGCGCTGGGGCGGTATCTGGCGCTGCCGGCGGGCCAGGCGGTGGAGGACGCGCTCCGGCTCCTGGCCCACACACCCGCCGGGCGGGCCTACCTCTCCCGGGAGCTGGCGGAGGTCGTCAGCGAGCGGTTCCAGGTTCGCCGGGAGGAGGGGTACTTCTCCCTGGGGTCCAAGGAGCGGGGCCGGCGGGTGATGCCGGCCCAGGTGGACGACCCCATCCCGGAGCCGCCGGAGAGGCTCCTGGACCGCCTGAGTCGGGCGGCGGCCGGCATGGAGCGCGCCCGGCCCTGGCTCGCCCCCTGGCAGCTCATCCCCCTCGGCTCGCGCCACCAGGGCGAGAGGCGGCTGGCGGTGGAGGGGGTCCTGGCCCTCGGCTGGCCCGGCCCCCGGGGGCTGGTGGAGGAGGGCCTCGACGAGGCCCAGGGCCGTCTGCGCGTCGAGGCGGAAATCTGCGCCAACTGGGGCGGCGAGCTCTGGGGCGCCGTGCCCCACGAGGGCGGGCTGGCCACGCTCTACGTCTTCGCCGAGCCCTCGGCGGCGGCGGGGGCCGGATACGCCGTCCTCTCGGAATTCAGCGACCGCTCCGGCGGTCTGGCCGCCGGCCCCCTCTCCGACTATTACCTCCGCGGGGCCCATTCATCGGTGGTCGTCCCGGCCGGAGAGCCGCTCCTGCGGGCGGTCCGCTCGGCCGTCCTCGCGCCGGCGGGCACACTGGTCTGCCCCCCCGAGGACGCCCCCGCGGCGGAGCCGGATTTCGAGGAGGAGCGCGAAATCGCCGTCGCCGACCGGAGGCTCTGCATCCTGGTCCCCTCCCATGCCCGGGAGGAGGCGGGGCAGCCGCTGTTGGGCCTGGAAAAAATCCTGGCGCGCGCCGATGTGTGGCTGGAGGAGCTCCGCCAGGGGCGGCCGGTGGTCGGGGTCGTCACCGGTGAGCCGGGCAGCGGGAAGAGCCGCCTGGCGTCGGAGCTCTGCGACCTGTTCGCCGAACTGGGCGACGCCCACCTCTTCCGCGCCCAGCCCTGGTGGAGCTACGACCCCTACGGCCTGTGGCGGCGGATGCTGCTGGCGGTGTGGGGCCCCGTGTCCAGCTCCGCGGCGGCCGAGGCGCAGCGGCGGGCCCTGGGCGAGGCGGCACCCCGGCTGGCCGAGTTCATCGCCCTGTTCACCGGCGGGAAGCTCTCGGAGCCGCTGTGGGGCCTGACGCCCGGCGAGAAGGGGGAGATGGCCGGCGAGCTGCTGCTGGCAGCCATCGAGGCCCGGGGCGGGCGACCGCTCACCGTGGTCGTGGACGACGCCGAGTGCCTCGACCCCGGTTCCGTTTCGTTGATCCGCTCCCTTACCGGGGCGGGACCGCCGCTGGCCGTCATCCTCTGCGGCAACGAGGCCCCCAAGGGGACTCAGGCGCCCGCCGTCGCCATCGAGCCGCTGCCGCCCGCCGAGGCGGAGGGGCTCTTCAAGACCCTCTCCGGCCGGGATGCCGGGGCGCTGGGCCCCGTCTCGGAACGGGAGCTCCTGCCGGGGCGCCTGACCTACCTGGCGCTCCTGGCGGGGCGCGACCGGCTGACGACCCTCCACGCCCGCCTGCCCCTGGACCGGCTGGCGGCGGAGCTCTTCGCCCTGGAAACCGACCCCGGGGCGCTTGAGACGGTGTCGGTGCTGGGGCCGCGCTTTTCGGCCGGCGACCTGGCCGCGGTCAGCGACGACGTCTCCCCGCTGCGGGCCCGGCTGGCCGAGTGCTCCCTGGTGATCCGGGAGGGCGGGGAGTACGCCTTCGCCGGTCAGGCCGCCTGGCGGGCCGCCTACGCCGCGGTGGACCCCGGGCGCCGCCGCGAGCTGCACTTCAACGCCGCCCGCTTCTACCAGCGCCAGCACGGCGGGGTGGTGGCCCAGGCGGTGAACCACTTCATGAACTGCGGGGACCCGGCGGAGCGGATAACCGCCCTGGAGCTGGCCGGGCAACTGGCCGCCGAGGTGGGCTCCTTCGACGCGGCCATCTCCTACTACGCCGACGCGGTGGAGGCCGCCCCGGACCGCCGGGCCGTACGGAGGCTCCGCGCCGGGCTGGCGGGGATTCTCGCCTCGGAGCGCCGCTTCGGCGACGCCGGCGCCATCCTGGTGGAGCTCTACGACCAGGCGGAGGAGGGGGAGGAGGCCGAGCGGGCCGAGCTGGCCCTCCAAAACGCCTCCATCCACTGCGCCAGGGGGGAGCCGGACGAGGTCGAGTTCTGGACCGGCCGGTCGGCGGCCTGCGACCCCGAGGGCCGCTGGGATGCGCGGCGCGAGCTGCTACTGGGCGAGACGGCGCTGCGGATAAACAAGCGGGAGGAGGCGCTCGGACACCTGGAGCGGGCGGGGGCGGATGAAGGCCGCGACGGCGCGCGGGCCCGGGCGCTCCTGGGGAAGACGCTCCTGGAGCTGGGGCGCCCCGACGAGGCCTACGGACCCCTGGCCTCCGTTCTGGAGTGGGCGGAGGCGACCGGCCACCTCTCCCTGGCCGCCGAGGCGCAGCAGGGGCTGGCCGAAATCTACCAGAACCGCCGCGAAGCGACCAAGGCCCTCGAGGCGCTGGAGGCCGCCCTGGCCCGGGAGCGTTCACTTTTGCAGGCCGGGCAGGTGGCCGAAACCCAGGCCCGCCTGGGCGAGCTCTACCTGGAGCACGGCCGCGGCCCGGAAGCGGAAAGCTCCCTGCGCGAGGCGGAGCGCACCTTCGAGCGCCTGGGCAACGAGACCCGCCGGGCGGCGGTCCGGCAGGAGCGGGCGCTGGTCCTGACGAATCTGGGGCGGCTCGCCGAGGCCCGGGAGATAACCGAAGAGCTCCTGCGCGTCCGGGTGGGGAAGAGGGACCGCTTCGGCACGGCCCGGCTGTCCTGCGAGCTCGGGCGGCTGGCCGATTACCTGGGGGACTGGACCGCCGCCGCCCGCCACCTCGACGCGGCCCTGGTGGGGGCCAAGGAGCTGGGGGACGCCGAACTGCTCAAAAAGGCCCGCCTGGCCTACGCCGACACCCTCCTCGGCCGGGGGGAAACGGCGGAGGGGCTCGAGGCGCTCCGCGAGGCGGGGGACGAGGAGGAGACGGACCACCGGACGGCGGAGTTCTACCGCTCGCTCCACCTCTTCGCCGAGGCGGCCGCCCTCCACTCAAAGGCGCTGGCGAGGGGCGACGGGGCGGACCCGCGGCTGCGGCTGGCCCTGTCCCTGGACCGCCTGGCCTCGGGGGACACCTCCGCCGGGCGGAAGGCCGTGGAGGGCGTCGAGTGGCCGAAGCGCCCGGACCACGAGCTCACCCTGAACCGCCTGTGGGCCAGGGCGCTCCACGAGACGGGCCTGGGGCGCAAAGTGACCGAGGCCTGCCGCGACTACCGCGAGAGGGCGGAGGCCTCCGGCGACCTGCGCCACCGGCTCCGGGCGGCCCGGCTCTCGGCCGACGTGGACTCCATCTCCGGCGACGCGGAACGGGCGCGGGCGATACTCGACGAGGCCCTGGCGTACCCCGAGGTGCCGGCGATCACCTGGCAGCTCCACTTCCTGGCGGGGCTCCTGGCCGGACGGGCGGGGGATAACGAAGGAAAGCGCGCCCATTTCAAGCGGGCCCTGGCCGCCCTCGAGCGCCTGGCGGCCGGACTCCCGGATAAAAGGCTCAAGAGCCGACTCCTGGCGGGCGACCCGGCCCAAATCCTCCGGCGGGGGTGA